In the Ursus arctos isolate Adak ecotype North America unplaced genomic scaffold, UrsArc2.0 scaffold_19, whole genome shotgun sequence genome, one interval contains:
- the LOC113247339 gene encoding vomeronasal type-1 receptor 2, producing the protein MTSADLNIGTILLFQTVVGILGNFPLLYHYTSLYFRGCKPRSTDLILRHLTIANSLVILSSGVPKTMAALGLRHFTSYYGCCILLYVHRVARGMSICSTCLLSVFRAISIHPGNSRWAELKVKAPKYVGPSSILCWVLHMVVNVFFPIYMSGKWSNKNTTKRRGFGYCPASQHRAKISDSVYVAVTSVHDSLCLGLMTLASSSMVFLLYRHKQRVQHIHRNSLSPRPSPESRAIQSVLVLVITFVSFYALSSIIYVYVALSDDSSWWLVNTAVLITACFPTISPFVLMSHDPSIARLYCVCCGRNT; encoded by the coding sequence ATGACCTCGGCGGATTTGAATATAGGAACGATCTTGCTATTCCAGACAGTCGTTGGAATCCTGGGGAATTTCCCACTCTTATATCATTACACGTCCCTTTACTTCAGGGGATGCAAGCCAAGATCCACAGATTTAATTCTCAGGCACCTGACTATAGCCAACTCCTTGGTCATTCTCTCTAGCGGAGTCCCAAAGACCATGGCAGCTTTAGGGTTGAGACATTTCACCAGTTATTACGGATGCTGCATTCTTTTGTACGTTCACAGAGTAGCCAGAGGTATGTCCATTTGTTCCACGTGCCTCCTGAGTGTCTTCCGGGCTATCTCGATCCACCCTGGGAACTCCAGGTGGGCGGAGCTTAAAGTGAAAGCTCCCAAGTACGTCGGCCCCTCCAGTATCCTGTGTTGGGTGCTGCACATGGTGGTGAATGTGTTTTTTCCCATCTATATGTCTGGTAAATGGAGCAACAAAAATACTACAAAGAGAAGAGGTTTTGGATATTGTCCTGCTTCACAGCATCGTGCCAAGATCTCAGACTCAGTGTATGTAGCAGTGACATCTGTCCATGACAGTTTGTGTTTGGGACTCATGACCTTGGCCAGCAGCTCCATGGTTTTCCTCCTTTATAGGCACAAGCAGAGGGTCCAACACATCCATAGGAACAGTCTCTCCCCCAGACCGTCCCCTGAGTCCAGAGCCATCCAAAGCGTCCTTGTTTTGGTGATCACCTTTGTGTCATTTTACGCCCTCTCCTCCATCATTTATGTTTACGTGGCTCTCTCTGATGATTCCAGTTGGTGGCTGGTGAACACCGCAGTACTGATCACTGCATGTTTTCCAACCATTAGTCCTTTTGTTCTCATGAGCCACGACCCCAGCATAGCCAGGCTCTACTGCGTCTGCTGTGGAAGAAATACATAA